One window of the Doryrhamphus excisus isolate RoL2022-K1 chromosome 10, RoL_Dexc_1.0, whole genome shotgun sequence genome contains the following:
- the LOC131137212 gene encoding plexin-B1-like isoform X1 has protein sequence MLHGKARNSSLLLFLIIDIILAFVHAHSYPSFSRDDTEFQHLVLHPDPSIGKVYVGAKDHIFQLDGLDGLRLEQEEKTGPVSDSKDCIPPVTKSNCPQARRTNNHNKLLLVDPVALELITCGSVYQGTCQKRSLASINEVLFSTERPVDTQYVAANDPSVSTVGLVVGLPDGQRTVMYVGRGYTASQPPISTRHLSFEPFFSYEETAKLAVAGRLSEYDHHFVTTFTRRSYVYFLFYRRDIKSSSREYQTYAARVCLDDTSYYSYVEVPLVCRSSSSRVYNLLQAAQVGHGRDRDGEDLMGVFSTRVSSANQNPLDGSALCVFSLDELDKHIDTTRDLCYTRDGMAQHGGEVSYIEYEVKSSCANLPTNTLQAYPCGSDHTPSPMASRVPLEAKTVWQTLSTHLTAVAVNVREDHSIAFLGDSKGTLHKVYLGQDGQVEVYANATIQPNSPINSDLLLDQKGTHIYIMTKTTVEKRPVAECGDHMDCQSCLSANDPYCGWCVLEGRCGQRWECRRGSEKGQWLWSFNQTQQCLSIQHLSMYNISRGEKTDITVSVDGLPSLGDEEAYSCFFHDTETPAVFTNTGVVCPTPDASSLPPIEYGDEFVMVILSLRFLNVTVAETEFTLYDCSLVQELSGRRPCQGCVSSRWGCNWCIHEHVCTHRHTCSRGVTIYNQNFKPPTPTFPPPTRKQTTLSPTVTTATTTTVTATQPPSTIPPAATTVTPTALYSESTSHLPQDMTPTFTGTTSLHTDFSVTDRSPSLTTTSRFLEDETVDWLLESADNTPYTTSPSGPIDSEAEPSGSSSGVSSTTSSEVVTLTEVANSDSSEGILVVGSEESDGSLWMKEWPEVEADGKSLHHENLTFTQSPDTVIKPNTEANYQGDSSVGSYLMDCPCVEKVEESSLLPVNVERKITLVGRHLHLFQDKHLDYECVLDIENRSVVVEAIVEPDDKQQSVFLITCKSYQFAYSVLMEEYPAVINVRRKDNFPIDSADDLFVTLFNCAVGRADCSRCRTADPKYGCVWCSGPSDSHCVYHQSCTDDVKHTCPAPVIHFLDPVSGPTEGGTLVTISGSNLGQRAEDIQNSVTVAGVPCNVINSRYEVSSRIVCETARSDGETSGQASVRVRGGGLGRSDQTFSFQDPTLSGISPQRGPKAGGSSVTIKGRSLKTGHPSDVNVLIGGVPCMVLNIDEDQICCQTRGSNRTGRHGITVRFGGAERHLQGVVYHYTPNPNITWAAPSRSFLSGGRIIRVSGQNLDVVQEPKMRVTLSPPDSLPPRRRRSTNQGTEAQDKQKPLTRRRRIVPDVDCSHGALCHVKQYETRCTVNSSSLILCPTPAVGPDARRARVKVHFLLDSLHFDFNIVGSETFSYEPNPKLYMLNQDDPNKPYHHKPGSIISVEGENLDLAIYKHEVEARIGEGICSVKTLTHNHLYCEPPTKQPSVAASHKKDVMDSLPEFTVKMGNLNFSLGRVQYDSQALSIFPLEAQVGVGVGASIVALIVLIIVLIYRRKSKQAMRDYKKVQIQLENLETSVRDRCKKEFTDLMTEMMDMSSDLVGSGIPFLDYRAYAERIFFPGHQESPLRRDLDVPESRRQTVEQGLVQLSNLLNSKLFLTKFIHTLEAQQTFSPRDRAYVASLLTVALHGKLEYFTDILKTLLNDLVEQYVAKNPKLMLRRTESVVEKLLTNWMSICLFNFLRESAGESFYMLFRAIKHQVDKGPVDAVSGKAKYTLNDNRLLREDVEYRSLTLNVVMPAAIGGTSTHTMPAKVLDCDTITQVKEKLLDQTWKATSITRRPHADSLHLEWRSGVAGHLILSDEDLTSVVHGSWKRLNTLQHYKVPDGSTVALVPRNTKNHLHDSHDYMPGEKTPMLDDGEEGGIKLWHLVKASEELELPKHRRGSVREKGGERAKAIPEIYLTRLLSMKGTLQKFVDDLFTAILSTSRPVPLAVKYFFDLLDEQALQHNITDPETIHIWKTNSLPLRFWINILKNPQFIFNVQTSDHVDAVLFVIAQTFMDSCTIADHKLGRDSPINKLLYARDIPRYKQMVERYYADIRQTISASDQEMNSALAELSRNYAGEVNFLVALHELYKYINKYYDQIITALEEDCTAQKMQLGYRLQQIAAAVENKVTDL, from the exons ATGCTACATGGGAAGGCTCGAAACTCCTCCCTACTCTTGTTCCTTATCATCGACATCATCCTTGCCTTCGTCCATGCTCACTCCTACCCCAGTTTTTCCCGTGACGACACAGAATTCCAGCACCTGGTCCTTCACCCGGACCCTTCCATCGGCAAAGTGTACGTTGGTGCCAAGGACCACATCTTCCAGCTGGATGGATTAGATGGACTACGTCTAGAGCAAGAGGAGAAGACTGGTCCCGTGAGTGACAGCAAAGACTGCATTCCTCCCGTCACTAAGTCCAACTGCCCCCAGGCTAGAAGAACCAATAACCATAACAAATTACTGCTGGTGGATCCCGTTGCTTTAGAGTTGATCACCTGCGGCAGTGTTTACCAAGGAACCTGCCAGAAACGGAGTCTGGCGTCGATCAATGAGGTTCTTTTCTCAACCGAGAGGCCGGTGGACACACAGTACGTGGCAGCAAATGATCCATCAGTATCAACCGTGGGGCTTGTGGTGGGGCTTCCGGATGGGCAAAGGACTGTGATGTACGTGGGAAGGGGTTACACTGCCAGCCAGCCACCCATTTCCACCAGACACCTTTCTTTTGAGCCGTTCTTTTCCTATGAGGAGACAGCCAAGCTTGCTGTAGCCGGGCGTCTGTCGGAGTACGACCACCACTTTGTGACCACATTCACACGGCGGAGTTATGTCTACTTCTTGTTTTACCGGCGAGACATCAAGTCATCATCCAGGGAGTACCAGACCTATGCTGCTAGAGTTTGCCTTGATGACACTTCTTACTATTCCTATGTGGAAGTACCGCTTGTTTGTAGATCCTCATCCTCTAGAGTGTACAACCTACTCCAAGCAGCTCAG GTGGGCCACGGAAGAGACAGGGATGGTGAGGACCTGATGGGGGTCTTCTCCACCCGTGTCAGCTCGGCAAACCAAAATCCCTTGGATGGCTCCgctttgtgtgtcttttcttTGGATGAACTTGACAAACATATTGACACAACACGAGACCTGTGTTACACCCGAGATGGGATGGCGCAGCATGGAGGAGAAGTGTCCTACATAGAATATGAGGTCAAGTCAAGCTGTGCCAATTTACCCACG AACACCCTACAAGCATATCCCTGTGGCTCCGATCACACCCCGAGTCCAATGGCAAGCCGGGTCCCTCTAGAAGCCAAGACTGTGTGGCAGACCTTGTCCACCCACCTCACTGCTGTGGCTGTCAACGTCCGTGAAGACCACAGCATTGCTTTCCTGGGAGACTCCAAAGGGACCCTGCACAAG GTATATCTGGGTCAAGATGGCCAAGTGGAGGTGTATGCCAACGCAACCATCCAGCCTAACTCCCCCATTAACAGTGACCTACTCCTGGACCAGAAGGGCACACATATCTACATTATGACCAAAACGACT GTCGAGAAGCGGCCAGTGGCAGAATGTGGCGATCACATGGATTGCCAGTCTTGTCTTTCTGCTAATGACCCGTACTGTGGCTGGTGTGTCCTGGAGGGACG GTGTGGCCAGCGCTGGGAGTGCCGGCGAGGGTCAGAGAAGGGTCAGTGGCTGTGGAGTTTCAATCAGACGCAGCAGTGCCTCAGCATCCAGCATCTTAGCATGTACAACATCAGCCGTGGGGAGAAAACTGAT ATCACGGTGTCAGTGGATGGACTTCCTAGTTTGGGAGATGAAGAGGCTTACTCGTGCTTCTTTCATGACACGGAGACTCCTGCTGTGTTTACAAACACTGGTGTGGTATGTCCCACCCCTGATGCCAGCAGTTTGCCCCCCATTGAATATGGAGATG AGTTTGTCATGGTGATTTTGTCCCTACGTTTCCTCAACGTGACCGTCGCAGAGACAGAGTTCACCTTGTATGACTGCAGCCTGGTACAGGAACTCTCTGGACGACGGCC gtgCCAAGGGTGTGTAAGCAGTCGCTGGGGGTGTAACTGGTGCATTCATGAGCATGtctgcacacacagacacacctgCAGCCGAGGAGTCACTATTTACAACCAAAAT TTCAAACCGCCGACACCCACCTTCCCACCACCCACCAGAAAACAGACCACTTTATCCCCGACTGTGACAACTGCTACTACAACAACAGTAACAGCAACACAGCCGCCATCCACCATTCCTCCTGCTGCCACCACAGTGACCCCCACCGCTCTATACAGCGAGTCCACATCACACCTTCCGCAGGACATGACTCCCACCTTCACGGGGACGACCAGCCTGCACACGGATTTCAGCGTCACAGACCGGTCCCCTTCTCTGACCACAACTTCTCGTTTTTTAGAGGATGAGACTGTTGATTGGTTGCTCGAAAGTGCTGACAACACACCTTATACTACATCACCAAGTGGCCCAATAGACTCCGAAGCAGAGCCCTCTGGGTCTTCTTCTGGTGTAAGCTCAACCACATCCAGTGAAGTTGTTACACTAACTGAAGTAGCAAACAGTGATTCCTCTGAGGGGATCCTTGTGGTGGGCTCTGAGGAAAGTGACGGCTCTCTATGGATGAAGGAGTGGCCCGAGGTGGAGGCAGACGGGAAGTCACTCCATCACGAAAACCTCACCTTTACACAATCACCAGACACTGTTATTAAACCCAACACTGAAGCAAATTACCAAGGAGATTCCTCTGTTGGTTCTTACTTGATG GACTGTCCCTGTGTGGAGAAAGTCGAGGAGTCGTCCCTCCTTCCTGTCAATGTTGAGAGGAAAATCACGCTAGTGGGAAGACACCTCCACCTGTTTCAG GATAAGCATCTGGATTACGAGTGTGTGCTGGACATTGAGAATCGATCAGTGGTGGTTGAAGCAATTGTGGAGCCAGATGACAAGCAGCAGTCGGTCTTCTTGATCACGTGCAAATCATACCAG TTTGCTTATTCTGTCCTGATGGAGGAATATCCAGCTGTGATCAATGTGAGGAGGAAAGATAACTTCCCCATCGACAGCGCTGATGATCTTTTTG TGACTCTGTTCAACTGTGCCGTGGGGAGGGCCGACTGCAGTCGGTGTCGTACCGCCGACCCCAAGTACGGCTGTGTGTGGTGCAGCGGTCCTTCCGACTCCCATTGTGTCTACCACCAGTCTTGCACTGATGATGTGAAGCACACCTGTCCTGCGCCTGTCATTCACTTT TTGGATCCTGTGTCGGGACCCACAGAGGGAGGCACCCTGGTAACGATTTCAGGCTCCAATCTCGGCCAGAGGGCTGAAGACATCCAGAACTCTGTCACAGTTGCCGGGGTTCCTTGCAATGTCATAAACAGCAGATATGAAGTATCCTCAAG GATTGTGTGTGAGACGGCGAGGAGCGACGGAGAAACAAGCGGTCAGGCTTCAGTCCGAGTGAGGGGAGGAGGTCTTGGACGGTCAGATCAGACTTTCAGCTTTCAG GATCCCACACTGAGCGGCATCTCTCCCCAGAGAGGACCCAAGGCGGGGGGCTCATCCGTCACCATCAAAGGTCGTAGCCTCAAGACGGGCCACCCAAGTGACGTCAATGTCCTCATCGGAGGAGTTCCATGTATGGT GCTCAACATCGATGAGGATCAGATTTGCTGCCAGACCAGAGGCAGCAACAGGACTGGAAGACATGGTATCACTGTGCGGTTTGGAGGGGCGGAACGCCACCTACAGGGTGTAGTGTATCATTACACCCCCAACCCAAACATCACATGGGCTGCACCGTCCAGAAGCTTTCTTAG CGGAGGCAGAATCATCCGAGTGTCTGGCCAAAACCTGGATGTGGTCCAAGAGCCAAAGATGCGGGTTACCCTCAGCCCGCCTGATTCTCTACCTCccaggaggaggcggagcacCAATCAGGGGACTGAAGCACAAGACAAACAGAAGCCACTGACGCGACGACGGAGGATCGTCCCAGACGTGGACTGCTCTCACGGTGCACTATGCCATGTCAAGCAG TACGAGACTCGCTGCACAGTCAACAGCTCCTCCCTCATCTTGTGTCCAACGCCAGCCGTGGGTCCGGATGCCAGGAGAGCCAGGGTCAAAGTTCATTTCTTGCTGGACAGTCTCCATTTTGACTTTAACATTGTGGGCAGTGAAACTTTCAGCTATGAACCCAACCCCAAACTGTACATGCTCAACCAGGATGACCCCAACAAACCGTACCACCACAAACCTGGCAGCATCATCTCTGTTGAG GGAGAGAACCTGGACCTGGCCATCTACAAACACGAGGTGGAGGCCCGAATTGGGGAAGGCATATGTTCCGTGAAAACCCTGACCCACAATCATTTGTACTGTGAACCACCAACCAAGCAGCCATCAGTGGCAGCCAGCCACAAAAAGGATGTTATGGACAGCCTGCCTGAGTTCACG GTGAAAATGGGCAACTTGAACTTCTCCCTGGGTAGAGTTCAGTATGACAGCCAAGCACTGTCCATATTCCCCTTGGAGGCTCAGGTGGGAGTTGGGGTGGGGGCCTCCATAGTGGCTCTCATTGTGCTCATCATAGTCCTCATTTACAG GAGGAAAAGCAAACAGGCCATGAGGGACTATAAGAAGGTACAGATTCAGCTGGAGAATCTGGAGACCAGTGTGCGAGACCGCTGCAAGAAGGAGTTCACAG ATCTGATGACAGAGATGATGGACATGTCCAGTGACTTGGTGGGCTCAGGTATTCCCTTCCTGGACTACAGGGCCTATGCCGAGCGCATTTTTTTCCCAGGCCACCAGGAGTCACCACTGAGACGGGATCTGGACGTACCGGAAAGCCGCAGGCAGACTGTGGAGCAAGGCCTGGTTCAGCTGTCTAATCTGCTTAACAGTAAACTGTTTCTCACCAAG TTTATTCACACTCTGGAGGCCCAGCAGACATTTTCCCCGAGAGACAGGGCCTATGTAGCATCACTGCTGACTGTGGCCTTGCATGGTAAACTGGAGTACTTCACGGATATACTGAAGACGTTGCTCAATGATCTGGTGGAGCAGTATGTGGCAAAGAACCCCAAACTGATGCTTAGAAG aacTGAATCAGTGGTTGAGAAGCTTTTGACAAACTGGATGTCAATTTGTCTTTTCAACTTCTTGCGG GAATCAGCAGGAGAGTCCTTCTACATGCTGTTCCGGGCAATAAAGCACCAGGTGGATAAGGGACCTGTGGATGCCGTTTCAGGAAAAGCCAAGTACACTTTAAACGACAACCGTCTGCTACGAGAGGACGTAGAGTACCGTAGCCTG ACCCTAAATGTTGTGATGCCCGCCGCCATTGGAGGCACCTCCACCCACACGATGCCCGCCAAAGTGCTAGATTGTGACACCATCACTCAGGTCAAGGAGAAACTCTTGGACCAAACTTGGAAAGCAACGTCCATCACCCGGAGGCCGCATGCTGACTCCTTACACCTTG AGTGGCGCTCAGGTGTGGCTGGTCACCTGATCCTGTCAGATGAGGACCTGACCTCAGTGGTGCATGGCTCCTGGAAACGTCTCAATACGTTACAGCACTATAAG GTCCCAGATGGGTCAACGGTTGCTCTTGTCCcaagaaacacaaaaaatcaCCTCCATGACAGCCATGATTACATGCCTGGAGAGA AGACTCCTATGCTGGATGATGGCGAGGAAGGAGGCATTAAGTTGTGGCATCTGGTGAAAGCGAGCGAGGAGTTGGAGCTGCCCAAACACAGGAGGGGCAGTGTGAGGGAGAAGGGTGGGGAGAGAGCCAAGGCAATCCCTGAAATCTATCTTACTCGACTTCTTTCCATGAAG GGCACACTGCAGAAGTTTGTGGATGATTTGTTCACGGCCATCCTCAGCACCAGCCGTCCCGTCCCTCTGGCTGTCAAATACTTTTTTGACTTGTTGGATGAGCAGGCCCTGCAGCACAACATCACTGACCCAGAGACCATCCACATATGGAAAACAAATAG C